In Diorhabda sublineata isolate icDioSubl1.1 chromosome 2, icDioSubl1.1, whole genome shotgun sequence, the sequence AGGCCAGTCAGTCACCAGTGCCAATGAAGAACTAAAATTGTCGATACGAGCGTGTGTGCGTTGGAACTCTTCAGACTGAAGAACTTCAGTTCCAACACTTTAGTGAATGGTGATATATTTGGCAGGCCACACACTATACACCTTATTTTacgttattttatattttgtactaCGGCGGGATATTATATAGtaaattggtatttttaaaaagagaaaatgaaattttttttatattttttaaaactacaaagaattttctatgaatttttgaatatttaactgTTAAAAAGATGATAACTcttataaatttgttaatagagtttatttatatttaaaattattaatttcgaggttatataattgaattggaaataaatatttacgtaGATTCAAAAGAcgtcaaacaaaatttttctaaaacggAAACATCTCGTACAGATAAATGACGTGTGTGGTCAGCTATACCCGATACATTGTTTGTAGTGTTGGTTAAAGTTAAATGAGGTTTCTCTGGTTTTCTGCTTTCTGATGGCAACAACGATGTGTCGAAGAAGAAAAAGTAAAGCAAAGTGGGCCAAATGTCTCCTCCTCCGTATACAAGGAGCGCGCGAttgtatttatcaaaaattacactACCGCTCAAAAGTTTTTGTCCGTTTTATTGTTAACGATACCAAATATGTCCAAATATGtgaaatggaaatatttataagaattttattgatttgaaataagCGGATGACTTGGTAGATATATATCATCGATTTTGAATGATACGTTTGGTGGAATTaaccaaaaaatactttttttacgTCGTAATATAGATGATGTATTTAATTTAACGTCTCATTTTCTATGTTTACCTACaaataatacgaaaaatttAGTTGTCCACTCTGTATACTGCGTGTGAAGCCAGAAAACCTCGACCACCACTAGCGATGATTCTCTCATTTCATCGCATGTGGTATTGTCATTCAATTGCCTATCCTATCACcacttctttatttatttatcattccaCCAAAAATACAGTGGCAAGAATATGAAAAACACTTACTTAAATGCCGCTTcgtaaattaaattttcctgTATCAATAAATACACTGGTAAACACTATTTTTGTCACACGATAAGGTGTCTCAAGAGAGTGACTCAATTTATGAAACGTCATTTGAACTGTTTGGGACTTGAACATTTACCAAAAACTATAAACGATATTTTTTCCCCGGTGTTAAtgatttttatactttttttccattgatatattattgtttggtggccatagtacattcaaaatttggtaaaagttttcgtgtgacaaaaaaattttgttaaccaGTGATATGAATGTGGAAGCTTatatttttggtggaatatttcgaacGGCGCGTAGACACGATACTTAATTTCACGACTGGGCGGTACTTACACGGGGAGACAAATTAACGGGAAATGTCTATCACGTCGGTCAAAGGTACCGACTGAAAATGAGATATTAAACTTGatatgcaaaaaaaattggtaGGCACTTTCTATATGGTAGTACCTACCGGATTTTTAACTGTACCTCAAAGCTCccacaattatttttatctcgGGATACTTAATACTTAATAGGTATATGTTTGAGTATACGAGGTACGTATTAGTTGACCcgaatgaaatatatataaattgcatATCTAATATGGTAATTAGtacttgtttttattattatgtaatttatttattggatgctaaatagtgaaaacaattttctttgtaTAAAGTAAACACTTGAGACAATATTTAGTAGATACTAGTGTACTAAACACCCTGTAACGAGGCTACACAACGATAtttgtttcgatttttattttcatatattaaattttatatcgattttgataatgaaaaactgtttattgttattgctacattttctaataaatatttatgtgaaattatttattgtcttATTTATTACAACCCATTTTATTaccgaaataaaattttctattcaacTTATACTTCAACAACTAATTCTAATAAATCATATGGAAAACAGTATCACGATGTCgaagtatttttatattttcattttgactTTGAGTATTTGCCTCTTTAGCTTCGTTGTCTCGACTGTACAGACCGAAAATCAAAATAGCGATACTGGTAAGtattaacaaaatcaaaatatac encodes:
- the LOC130440707 gene encoding uncharacterized protein LOC130440707 isoform X1 — its product is MKNCLLLLLHFLINIYVKLFIVLFITTHFITEIKFSIQLILQQLILINHMENSITMSKYFYIFILTLSICLFSFVVSTVQTENQNSDTANPDDASSEHIRVKIRKDVEEMIDKIPKLRSADLLTEDNVFVNLKPYLSKLDNQQMEQFKSKVQEVMRKVEKIMT